The Halobellus sp. MBLA0158 genome has a window encoding:
- a CDS encoding universal stress protein, with the protein MYDRILVPTDGSDGTLQALEHALDIAATREATVHALSVVDRRLYLAAGEEQKPELKASLEDDARGAVDRVADAAADAGVDCETTVRDGIPYRAILDYAEDSDVDLIVMGTHGRSGRDKLANLGSVTERVVENTDKPILVVRMIDDE; encoded by the coding sequence ATGTACGACCGCATCCTCGTTCCCACCGACGGAAGCGACGGCACGCTCCAGGCGCTCGAACACGCACTCGACATCGCGGCCACGCGCGAGGCGACGGTCCACGCGCTGTCCGTGGTCGACCGACGCCTCTATTTAGCTGCCGGCGAGGAACAGAAGCCCGAACTCAAGGCGTCGCTGGAGGACGACGCCCGCGGGGCCGTCGACCGAGTCGCCGACGCCGCGGCCGACGCCGGCGTCGACTGCGAGACGACCGTCCGCGACGGGATTCCCTACCGGGCGATCCTCGACTACGCCGAGGACTCGGACGTCGATCTGATCGTGATGGGCACCCACGGGCGGTCGGGGCGGGACAAGCTCGCGAACCTCGGCAGCGTCACCGAACGCGTCGTCGAGAACACCGACAAGCCCATCCTGGTCGTGCGGATGATCGACGACGAGTAG
- the purH gene encoding bifunctional phosphoribosylaminoimidazolecarboxamide formyltransferase/IMP cyclohydrolase produces the protein MTTIAGLASNRGRNLLHIDERAPGGAELGVVLANHEGAPVLDAAAERGIPTEVVERGEDESRADHERRILDALSSYDFDLICLDGYMRILTDTFLEATPTVLNVHPSLLPSFPGDDAHEQVLDAGVSVTGCTVHVVTEEVDAGPVVTQESVPVYGDDNAESLKSRVLYDAEFTAYPRAVRWFAQGRLDVSERDGELTVSVEGDDGGDFPERRVVSNDRVAELRYGENPHQDAAVYADAADTEASVVGAPQLNEGAKGLSYNNYNDADAALNLIKEFADDEPAAAVIKHTNPAGCATADTLADAYADALATDPMSAFGGIVALNRECDAATAEEIVDSFKEVVVAPGYTDAALDVLRAKDDLRVLDVGSLGERTDALTEKRLVGGRLVQERDRWAPDREDVEIATDTQPTDEQLETMLFAWKVLKHVKSNGIVFADGTETVGVGMGQVSRVDAVRLAAMKADEHAEGKSPEGAVMASDAFFPFPDGVEEAIDAGVEAVIQPGGSVNDEDVIAACDAHDVPMVFTGRRCFRHD, from the coding sequence ATGACCACGATCGCCGGCCTAGCGAGCAACCGCGGCCGAAACCTCCTGCACATCGACGAGCGAGCGCCCGGCGGCGCCGAGCTTGGCGTCGTCCTCGCGAACCACGAGGGCGCGCCCGTCCTCGACGCCGCCGCCGAGCGCGGCATTCCCACGGAAGTCGTCGAGCGCGGCGAGGACGAGTCGCGCGCGGACCACGAGCGGCGGATCCTCGATGCGCTGTCGAGCTACGACTTCGACCTGATCTGTCTGGACGGCTATATGCGGATCCTCACCGACACGTTCCTGGAAGCGACGCCGACGGTCCTCAACGTTCACCCGTCGCTGCTGCCGTCGTTCCCCGGCGACGACGCCCACGAGCAGGTGCTCGACGCCGGCGTCAGCGTGACCGGCTGCACCGTCCACGTCGTCACCGAGGAGGTCGACGCCGGGCCGGTCGTCACCCAGGAGTCGGTGCCGGTCTACGGCGACGACAACGCTGAGTCGCTGAAGTCGCGCGTCCTCTACGACGCCGAGTTCACGGCGTACCCGCGCGCCGTGCGGTGGTTCGCCCAAGGGCGTCTCGACGTCTCGGAGCGGGACGGCGAGCTCACCGTCTCGGTCGAGGGCGACGACGGCGGCGACTTCCCCGAGCGACGCGTCGTCTCGAACGACCGCGTGGCCGAACTGCGCTACGGCGAGAACCCCCACCAGGACGCCGCGGTCTACGCCGACGCCGCCGACACGGAAGCGAGCGTCGTCGGCGCGCCGCAGCTGAACGAGGGCGCGAAGGGCCTCTCGTACAACAACTACAACGACGCCGACGCGGCCCTGAACCTGATCAAGGAGTTCGCCGACGACGAGCCGGCGGCGGCGGTGATCAAACACACCAACCCCGCGGGCTGTGCGACGGCCGACACGCTCGCGGACGCCTACGCCGACGCGCTCGCGACGGACCCGATGAGCGCCTTTGGAGGAATTGTCGCGCTGAACCGCGAGTGCGACGCGGCGACCGCCGAGGAGATCGTCGACTCGTTCAAGGAGGTCGTGGTCGCGCCGGGCTACACGGACGCGGCGCTCGACGTCCTCCGTGCGAAGGACGACCTCCGCGTCCTCGACGTCGGGTCGCTCGGCGAGCGGACCGACGCGCTCACCGAGAAGCGGCTCGTCGGCGGCCGACTCGTCCAGGAGCGCGACCGCTGGGCGCCCGACCGCGAGGACGTCGAGATCGCCACCGACACCCAGCCGACCGACGAGCAGCTGGAGACGATGCTGTTCGCCTGGAAGGTGCTCAAGCACGTGAAGTCCAACGGCATCGTCTTCGCCGACGGGACCGAGACCGTCGGCGTCGGAATGGGCCAGGTCTCGCGGGTCGACGCCGTCCGGCTCGCGGCGATGAAGGCCGACGAACACGCCGAGGGCAAGAGCCCCGAGGGCGCGGTGATGGCCTCCGACGCCTTCTTCCCGTTCCCCGACGGCGTCGAGGAGGCGATCGACGCCGGCGTCGAGGCGGTGATCCAGCCCGGCGGCTCGGTCAACGACGAGGATGTCATCGCCGCCTGCGACGCCCACGACGTGCCGATGGTGTTCACCGGGCGGCGGTGCTTTAGACACGACTGA
- the purB gene encoding adenylosuccinate lyase, whose amino-acid sequence MQDLSRSDPLAAVSPLDGRYAGRTEPLVPYASEAALMRARLRVEVEYLIALADLDATPLSLSDAERADLRAVVDGFDGEDARLIKRLETEGAEGYSATNHDVKAVEYFLRTRVEEAVHPWIHFGLTSEDVNNLAHRLLAKPAVEEVLLPALASVRDELESLAREYRDTPMLARTHGQPATPTTFGKEMAVYAARLGRAMGRVADAASGLSGKLAGASGTYAAHVAAYPDVDWRAFSRDFVTGLGLEHTALSTQVNPCDDLAALFDALRGVNNVLLDLDRDVWLYVSDRYLGQEAEEGETGSSTMPHKVNPIDFENSEGNLSKANSDLQFLADYVTTSRLQRDLSDSTVKRNVGAAFAHCLIGYGKTETGLGKVVPNERVMREDLDAHPELIGEAVQTILRREGDTEAYERVKELTRGREVTLADFRDLFEDLDVDESVREELRALSPAEYVGVADALVDELD is encoded by the coding sequence ATGCAGGACCTCTCCCGTTCCGACCCGCTCGCGGCCGTGTCGCCGCTCGACGGACGGTACGCGGGCCGCACCGAACCGCTCGTCCCGTACGCCAGCGAGGCGGCGCTGATGCGGGCCCGACTCCGTGTCGAAGTCGAGTACCTGATCGCGCTCGCGGACCTCGATGCGACGCCCCTGTCGCTTTCGGACGCCGAGCGCGCGGACCTCCGCGCCGTCGTCGACGGCTTCGACGGCGAGGACGCGCGGCTGATCAAGCGGCTGGAGACCGAGGGCGCCGAGGGGTACAGCGCGACCAACCACGACGTGAAGGCCGTCGAGTACTTCCTGCGGACCCGAGTCGAGGAGGCGGTCCACCCGTGGATCCACTTCGGGCTCACCTCCGAGGACGTCAACAACCTCGCGCACCGACTGCTCGCCAAGCCGGCCGTCGAGGAGGTGCTCTTGCCCGCGCTCGCGTCCGTCCGCGACGAACTGGAGTCGCTGGCGCGCGAGTACCGCGACACGCCGATGCTCGCGCGGACGCACGGCCAGCCCGCGACGCCGACCACCTTCGGCAAGGAGATGGCCGTCTACGCCGCCCGGCTCGGACGGGCGATGGGCCGCGTCGCCGACGCCGCGTCCGGCCTCTCGGGCAAGCTCGCCGGCGCCTCGGGGACGTACGCGGCCCACGTCGCCGCCTACCCGGACGTCGACTGGCGCGCGTTCTCCCGCGATTTCGTGACCGGGCTGGGGCTGGAACACACCGCTCTCTCGACGCAGGTGAACCCCTGCGACGACCTCGCGGCGCTGTTCGACGCGCTCCGCGGCGTCAACAACGTCCTCCTGGACCTCGACCGCGACGTCTGGCTCTACGTCTCCGACCGGTACCTCGGCCAGGAGGCCGAGGAGGGCGAGACCGGCTCGTCGACGATGCCGCACAAGGTGAACCCGATCGACTTCGAGAATTCGGAGGGAAACCTCTCGAAGGCGAATTCGGACCTCCAGTTCCTCGCGGACTACGTCACCACCTCGCGGCTCCAGCGCGACCTCTCCGACTCGACGGTGAAGCGCAACGTCGGCGCGGCGTTCGCCCACTGCCTGATCGGCTACGGAAAGACAGAGACCGGGTTAGGAAAGGTCGTCCCCAACGAGCGGGTGATGCGCGAGGACCTCGACGCCCACCCGGAACTCATCGGCGAGGCGGTCCAGACCATCCTCCGGCGCGAGGGCGACACCGAGGCCTACGAGCGCGTCAAGGAACTCACCCGCGGCCGCGAGGTGACCCTGGCGGACTTCCGCGACCTCTTCGAGGACCTCGACGTCGACGAGTCGGTCCGGGAGGAACTCCGCGCGCTCTCGCCGGCCGAGTACGTCGGCGTCGCCGACGCGCTCGTCGACGAACTCGACTGA
- a CDS encoding glucose 1-dehydrogenase: MNAIAVERGGERPVVVDTARPTPAPGEALVRTLRVGVDGTDQEVIAGGHGGFPADADHLILGHEAVGVVEDAGDTRFSPGDVVVPTVRRPPGESNEYFDRGEPDMAPSGEYYERGIEGAHGFMSEYFTSPGEYLVSLPRELADVGFLVEPLSVAEKAIELAAAARSSFDWAPESALVLGNGSLGLLTLALLRDRHDYERLYCLGRRDRPDPTIDIIEELGATYVDSRETPVEAVADAHEPMDLVYEATGYAKHAFATVEALAPNGVGALLGVPEPWEFEIDGGRLHREMVLENKALVGSVNSNVRHFEAAVEALGTLPEWFCDALVTGVYGLGDFESAFVDDDTTIKTAVQFSAYEER, translated from the coding sequence ATGAACGCGATCGCGGTCGAACGCGGGGGGGAGAGACCGGTCGTCGTCGACACCGCACGGCCGACGCCCGCGCCCGGCGAGGCGCTCGTCCGGACGCTCCGGGTCGGGGTCGACGGGACCGACCAGGAGGTCATCGCCGGCGGCCACGGCGGCTTCCCGGCGGACGCCGACCACCTGATTCTGGGTCACGAGGCCGTCGGCGTCGTCGAGGACGCCGGCGACACGCGGTTTTCCCCCGGTGACGTCGTGGTGCCGACCGTCCGGCGGCCGCCAGGCGAGTCCAACGAGTACTTCGACCGCGGCGAGCCCGATATGGCGCCCTCGGGCGAGTACTACGAGCGCGGGATCGAGGGCGCACACGGATTTATGTCCGAGTACTTCACGAGCCCCGGCGAGTACCTGGTGTCGCTGCCGCGCGAGCTCGCCGACGTCGGGTTTCTCGTCGAACCGCTCTCGGTCGCGGAGAAGGCGATCGAGCTCGCCGCCGCCGCCCGCTCGTCGTTCGATTGGGCGCCCGAGTCCGCGCTCGTCCTGGGCAACGGGAGCCTCGGGCTCCTCACGCTGGCGCTCCTCCGGGACCGCCACGACTACGAGCGGCTCTACTGCCTCGGTCGCCGCGACCGCCCCGATCCCACGATCGACATCATCGAGGAACTGGGCGCGACCTACGTCGACTCCCGGGAGACGCCGGTGGAGGCGGTTGCCGACGCCCACGAGCCGATGGACCTCGTCTACGAGGCCACCGGGTACGCGAAACACGCCTTCGCGACGGTCGAGGCGCTCGCGCCGAACGGGGTCGGCGCGCTCCTCGGCGTCCCCGAGCCTTGGGAGTTCGAGATCGACGGCGGCCGCCTCCACCGCGAGATGGTCCTGGAGAACAAGGCGCTCGTCGGGAGCGTCAACTCGAACGTGCGGCACTTCGAGGCGGCCGTCGAGGCGCTCGGGACGCTCCCGGAGTGGTTCTGCGACGCGCTCGTCACCGGCGTCTACGGTCTCGGGGACTTCGAGTCGGCGTTCGTCGACGACGACACCACTATAAAAACCGCCGTCCAATTCAGCGCGTATGAAGAACGTTGA
- the gfcR gene encoding transcriptional regulator GfcR gives MKNVDDLIASAAELAERGLSKGEIADELNVSRETASWLVERSGSTGYEEPDQPDAETTGASGPHDIHVDWSAVGRDSTRLTQIGRAMADLLLKEGEEVDLTIGIEKAGAPLATVVASELDTDLGSYAPAKHQWEEGDIEELGGSFSRNFAQIRDRECYVVDDTITSGTTMRETVESIREEGGDPVACVVIVDKQGIDEIEGVPVYSLIDVVRVGEE, from the coding sequence ATGAAGAACGTTGACGATCTCATCGCCAGCGCGGCCGAACTCGCCGAGCGTGGGCTCTCGAAGGGCGAGATCGCGGACGAACTGAACGTCTCCAGGGAGACCGCGAGCTGGCTCGTCGAGCGGAGCGGCTCGACGGGATACGAAGAGCCGGACCAGCCCGACGCGGAGACGACCGGCGCGAGCGGGCCGCACGACATCCACGTCGACTGGAGCGCCGTCGGCCGGGACTCGACCCGCCTCACCCAGATCGGGCGCGCGATGGCCGACCTCCTGTTGAAGGAGGGCGAGGAGGTCGATCTCACCATCGGCATCGAGAAGGCGGGCGCGCCGCTGGCGACGGTCGTCGCGAGCGAACTCGATACGGATCTCGGCTCCTACGCGCCGGCGAAACACCAGTGGGAGGAAGGCGATATCGAGGAGCTCGGCGGGTCGTTCTCCCGGAACTTCGCGCAGATCCGCGACCGCGAGTGCTACGTCGTCGACGACACGATCACCTCCGGGACGACGATGCGCGAGACGGTCGAGTCGATCCGCGAGGAGGGTGGCGACCCGGTCGCCTGCGTCGTGATCGTCGACAAGCAGGGCATCGACGAGATCGAGGGGGTCCCCGTCTACTCGCTCATCGACGTCGTGCGCGTCGGCGAGGAGTGA
- a CDS encoding glutaredoxin family protein: MTFQPDSDLSDDEVQSRVDEAIESNDVVLFMKGNRLMPQCGYSQRAVNLISQYEEEFETIDVLPALDQYRAALESHSGWETIPQTYVDGEFIGGSDILAELDERGELEATLQA, translated from the coding sequence ATGACGTTCCAGCCCGATTCGGACCTGTCCGACGACGAAGTGCAGTCCCGGGTCGACGAGGCCATCGAGTCCAACGACGTGGTCCTGTTTATGAAGGGGAACCGACTGATGCCCCAGTGCGGCTACTCCCAGCGCGCGGTGAACCTCATCTCCCAGTACGAAGAGGAGTTCGAGACGATCGACGTCCTCCCCGCGCTCGATCAGTACCGGGCGGCGCTCGAATCCCACAGCGGCTGGGAGACGATCCCGCAGACGTACGTCGACGGGGAGTTCATCGGCGGCAGCGACATCCTCGCGGAACTCGACGAGCGCGGCGAGCTCGAAGCGACGCTCCAGGCGTAG
- a CDS encoding DUF7110 family protein — translation MSGRVFRLHSTLELPLEEVEEYLNGDPDLPPEVDDVEVTRRNNTLILKAVAAEDDLSKYTPTAQLKASITENRVYEEEPPRAGAPRWEEEEEEIPSELVEFACFKGDRETVLQNTALQYPMFLVLREIALLAEKGTLTAITEVDDELEAHRIVEGEERPASIEVVENPSQSEGGSNGVNWRDNKFISD, via the coding sequence ATGTCAGGCCGCGTATTCCGACTTCACTCGACACTTGAACTGCCCCTCGAAGAGGTCGAAGAGTACCTGAACGGTGACCCGGACCTGCCCCCCGAGGTCGACGACGTCGAGGTGACCCGTCGCAACAACACGCTCATTCTCAAGGCCGTCGCCGCCGAGGACGACCTGAGCAAGTACACGCCGACGGCACAGCTGAAAGCCAGCATCACGGAAAACCGCGTCTACGAGGAGGAGCCGCCGCGCGCCGGCGCGCCCCGCTGGGAGGAAGAAGAAGAGGAGATCCCCTCAGAGCTCGTCGAGTTCGCCTGCTTCAAGGGCGACCGCGAGACCGTCCTCCAGAACACCGCCCTCCAGTATCCGATGTTCCTCGTCCTCCGCGAGATCGCGCTCCTCGCCGAGAAGGGGACGCTCACGGCGATCACTGAGGTCGACGACGAACTCGAAGCCCACCGGATCGTCGAGGGCGAAGAGCGCCCGGCGAGCATCGAAGTCGTCGAGAATCCGTCCCAGAGCGAGGGCGGCTCGAACGGCGTGAACTGGCGCGACAACAAATTCATCTCGGACTGA
- a CDS encoding aminomethyl transferase family protein, translated as MSDRTLEDAIQSAESPVSLLRDLGLAQFTDLPDEFTHWIEEQRAWQESVAFADQSYHMTDLRIQGREAVDLYAEYAVNDFSQFDVGQAKQLVVPNPDGYLIGDAILFREAEDRFLSVGAAAAHNWLDYQAETGDYDVDVEMQPRPVATGDDPENFRFQVQGPDAVAVMEEALDGDIPDLGFFRFAEVSIDGVDAYLLRHGMAGEAGFEFWGDYDDGDAVRETILDAGEEYGIRRLGSKSYQSANTVLGWLPLPVPAIYTGEEMRDFREWLDLRRGLISIGGSFDSEDIEDYYVTPIEVGYDHIVDFDHDFVGKAALEEEIDDPDRKKVTLVWDDDDVVDVFASLFREGETHKFMDMPAPRSSACHYDEVTKDGEHVGVSKWMSYIYNHREMLSLALLDTEYAEPGTEVTLTWGEADGSGNKSVERHVETEISATVAKAPYKADRR; from the coding sequence ATGTCAGACCGCACGCTAGAGGACGCGATCCAGTCCGCAGAGAGCCCCGTGAGTCTCCTCCGGGACCTCGGACTGGCGCAGTTCACAGACCTCCCGGACGAGTTCACCCACTGGATCGAAGAACAGCGCGCCTGGCAGGAGAGCGTCGCGTTCGCCGACCAGTCGTACCACATGACGGACCTGCGGATCCAGGGCCGCGAGGCCGTCGACCTCTACGCCGAATACGCCGTCAACGACTTCAGTCAGTTCGACGTCGGGCAGGCGAAACAGCTCGTCGTCCCCAACCCCGACGGCTACCTCATCGGCGACGCCATCCTCTTCCGCGAGGCCGAAGACCGCTTCCTCAGCGTCGGCGCCGCAGCCGCTCACAACTGGCTCGACTACCAGGCAGAAACAGGCGACTACGACGTCGACGTCGAGATGCAGCCGCGGCCGGTCGCGACCGGCGACGACCCCGAGAACTTCCGGTTCCAGGTCCAGGGCCCCGACGCGGTCGCCGTGATGGAGGAAGCGCTCGACGGCGACATCCCCGACCTCGGCTTCTTCCGCTTCGCGGAGGTCTCGATCGACGGCGTCGACGCCTACCTCCTCCGCCACGGGATGGCCGGCGAGGCCGGCTTCGAGTTCTGGGGCGACTACGACGACGGCGACGCGGTCCGGGAAACGATCCTCGACGCCGGCGAGGAGTACGGAATCCGCCGGCTCGGCTCGAAGAGCTACCAGAGCGCCAACACCGTCCTGGGGTGGCTCCCGCTGCCGGTGCCGGCGATCTACACCGGCGAGGAGATGCGGGACTTCCGCGAGTGGCTCGACCTCCGGCGCGGGCTCATCTCCATCGGCGGGAGCTTCGACTCCGAGGACATCGAGGACTACTACGTCACGCCGATCGAGGTCGGCTACGACCACATCGTCGACTTCGACCACGACTTCGTCGGCAAGGCGGCCCTCGAAGAGGAGATCGACGATCCCGACCGGAAGAAGGTCACGCTGGTGTGGGACGACGACGACGTCGTCGACGTCTTCGCGTCGCTCTTCCGCGAGGGCGAGACGCACAAATTTATGGATATGCCGGCGCCGCGCTCGTCGGCGTGCCACTACGACGAAGTGACGAAGGACGGCGAGCACGTCGGCGTCTCGAAGTGGATGAGCTACATCTACAACCACCGGGAGATGCTCTCGCTGGCCCTCCTCGACACCGAGTACGCCGAACCCGGTACTGAGGTCACGCTCACCTGGGGCGAGGCCGACGGCTCCGGGAACAAGAGCGTCGAGCGCCACGTCGAAACGGAGATCTCCGCGACCGTCGCGAAGGCCCCGTACAAGGCCGATCGGCGCTGA
- a CDS encoding amino acid-binding protein yields MSDAQSDIRAYTLRLELIDEPGELLRSLRPIADNGGNLLSIFHERGNVTPRGHIPVEVDVEATPDRFEKIIDDLRDAGINVIQAGTERYSEGLTVILSGHVIDTDLSDTLSRIQESANASVTDLSISAPEGTSDVSSARIRIGAERGATEDVLTKIRRIADEKDLRLVEPLKTV; encoded by the coding sequence ATGAGTGACGCACAGTCGGACATCCGGGCGTACACCCTCAGACTGGAGCTGATCGACGAGCCGGGCGAACTCCTCCGGTCGCTCCGGCCGATCGCGGACAACGGCGGGAACCTCCTGTCGATCTTCCACGAGCGGGGCAACGTCACCCCGCGCGGGCACATCCCCGTCGAGGTCGACGTCGAGGCGACGCCGGACCGCTTCGAGAAGATCATCGACGACCTCCGCGACGCCGGGATCAACGTGATCCAGGCCGGCACCGAGCGGTACAGCGAGGGCCTCACGGTGATCCTCTCGGGGCACGTCATCGACACCGACCTCTCGGACACGCTCTCGCGCATCCAGGAGTCGGCGAACGCGTCGGTGACGGATCTCTCGATCTCCGCGCCCGAAGGCACGAGCGACGTCTCCAGCGCCCGCATTCGCATCGGCGCCGAGCGCGGCGCGACCGAGGACGTCCTCACCAAGATCCGCCGGATCGCCGACGAGAAGGACCTCCGGCTGGTAGAGCCGCTCAAAACAGTGTAA
- a CDS encoding type I 3-dehydroquinate dehydratase, which yields MDKAENPIEQLESYDGELPIIATNRNQWFGGKARDQGRLDTLFAASRFDDVAYVDIELETARAKEWILEEFRENDVRLIISHHDFETTPDEDVLTAIIDQCAGYGDIAKVAVYPKDLSDTLTLLDVLREATEAGIDAAGIAMGEIGSHTRAIGHVYGSKLGYAPLLDDDSEYAPGQIPLGKLRALVESTRIAGTNLERIEAVEDDVTVPSELTLPN from the coding sequence ATGGACAAGGCGGAAAATCCGATCGAACAACTGGAATCCTACGACGGCGAGCTTCCGATCATCGCGACGAACCGCAATCAGTGGTTCGGCGGCAAGGCGCGGGACCAAGGGCGATTGGACACGCTTTTCGCGGCTTCTCGGTTCGACGACGTCGCGTACGTCGACATCGAGCTCGAAACCGCGCGGGCGAAGGAGTGGATCCTCGAGGAGTTCCGCGAGAACGACGTCCGCCTGATCATCTCACACCACGACTTCGAGACGACGCCGGACGAGGACGTCCTCACCGCGATCATCGACCAGTGCGCGGGCTACGGCGACATCGCGAAGGTCGCGGTCTACCCGAAGGACCTCTCGGACACGCTGACGCTGCTTGACGTGCTCCGGGAGGCCACCGAGGCGGGTATCGACGCCGCCGGCATCGCGATGGGCGAGATCGGCAGCCACACCCGCGCCATCGGACACGTCTACGGCTCTAAGCTCGGCTACGCGCCGCTCCTCGACGACGACAGCGAGTACGCCCCGGGACAGATCCCGCTGGGCAAGCTCCGGGCGCTCGTCGAGTCGACGCGGATCGCCGGGACGAACCTCGAACGGATCGAGGCCGTCGAGGACGACGTCACCGTTCCCTCCGAGCTGACGCTCCCGAACTGA
- a CDS encoding MBL fold metallo-hydrolase, which translates to MSVESPADGVGVVQLDHVRVFVLEDRPAGDVTVIDAGFPDDGEDVVSTLESEYGGVDRLIVSHGDEGHFGGVPALMEAFDPELLVPGGCKGFYDALDYDADHHFSHDERLDGGVRVIQVPGHTAANSSFLLEDEGVLIAGDVLEGSDRRGLPAGYLVPPAAEFADAGHAAAERNLGRLFEYDIETVLVSHGSHVYDDPLGKLDDWLLNREWSLTYS; encoded by the coding sequence ATGTCAGTCGAGAGTCCAGCAGACGGCGTGGGTGTCGTGCAGTTAGATCACGTCCGCGTGTTCGTGCTCGAAGACCGGCCCGCCGGCGACGTCACCGTCATCGACGCCGGATTCCCCGACGACGGCGAGGACGTCGTCTCCACCCTCGAATCCGAGTACGGCGGGGTCGATCGGCTGATCGTCTCCCACGGCGACGAGGGACACTTCGGCGGCGTGCCCGCGCTGATGGAGGCGTTCGATCCCGAACTCCTCGTGCCGGGCGGCTGCAAGGGATTCTACGACGCGCTCGACTACGACGCCGACCACCACTTCAGCCACGACGAGCGCCTCGACGGCGGAGTTCGCGTGATCCAGGTCCCGGGACACACCGCCGCGAACAGCAGTTTCCTCCTCGAAGACGAGGGGGTTCTGATCGCCGGCGACGTCCTGGAGGGGTCCGATCGGCGCGGACTCCCCGCGGGGTATCTCGTCCCCCCGGCCGCGGAGTTCGCCGACGCTGGCCACGCGGCCGCCGAACGGAATCTGGGCCGCTTGTTCGAGTACGACATCGAGACCGTCCTCGTGAGTCACGGGAGCCACGTCTACGACGACCCGCTCGGAAAGCTCGACGACTGGCTGCTCAATCGCGAGTGGTCGCTCACCTACTCGTGA
- a CDS encoding MBL fold metallo-hydrolase, producing the protein MTVSNVVEDIDQIQFEHVRVFVLQNQPEDGQVTLVDTAFEENGAELVETLESEYGRVDRVILTHGDHGHHGGLEHVVEAFDPEIAMPADETKLYEHFDELGIEIEPDVAYEDGDLLDGNIRVIQVPGHTEATSALLLEDRNILISGDVLDGADRGGLPAGYLLPPPALFNANHEDAELNLYNLLQYDFETLLVFHGSHVFEDPKGKLDDFLVEREWNEWDPRTD; encoded by the coding sequence ATGACCGTCAGCAACGTCGTCGAGGACATCGACCAGATTCAGTTCGAACACGTCCGCGTGTTCGTCCTGCAGAACCAACCCGAGGACGGCCAAGTCACGCTCGTCGACACCGCGTTCGAGGAGAACGGGGCCGAACTCGTCGAGACGCTCGAATCCGAGTACGGCCGCGTCGACCGCGTCATCCTCACCCACGGCGACCACGGACACCACGGGGGGCTGGAGCACGTCGTCGAGGCGTTCGACCCCGAGATCGCGATGCCCGCGGACGAGACGAAGCTCTACGAGCACTTCGACGAACTCGGCATCGAGATCGAGCCCGACGTCGCCTACGAGGACGGCGACCTCCTCGATGGCAACATCCGCGTGATTCAGGTGCCCGGCCACACCGAGGCGACCTCCGCGCTCCTCTTAGAGGACCGTAACATCCTGATCTCGGGCGACGTGCTCGACGGCGCCGACCGCGGCGGGCTCCCGGCGGGCTACCTCCTGCCGCCGCCGGCGCTGTTCAACGCGAACCACGAGGACGCCGAGCTGAACCTCTATAACCTCCTGCAGTACGACTTCGAGACGCTGCTCGTCTTCCACGGCTCGCACGTCTTCGAGGACCCGAAGGGCAAGCTCGACGACTTCCTCGTCGAGCGCGAGTGGAACGAGTGGGACCCGCGGACCGACTGA